In Holophagales bacterium, one DNA window encodes the following:
- a CDS encoding alpha/beta fold hydrolase — protein sequence MSDADRRFVRRHPWLSLYLALLVASTAVRLLRPAPELPPGVEAIELPALAHDGTTVSTPPLRLAWRELGDAASTKTPLLLLHGSPGSSGDLRALAAELPGDRRLLIPDLPGFGASSRRLPDHSILTHARTLLAWLDRLGISRVDVVAISQGGGVAIHLTGLAPERVRSLTLLSAIGVQELELLGDYSLNHALHRVQQGLVWGLQNLVPHFGAIDRSPLDVGFARNFSDSDQRPLRGLLERWNGPTLIVHGRDDSLVPFAAAEEHHRIVPQSELATLTGDHFLFFTRPAEVAAAIGRFLVEVDHGTAVDRAHADPARVELAEVDAGRLPPPRAHGATAFFLAFLLAVATFGSEDLACVGAGLLVARGTLSFPVATLAALVGIFVGDLLLFAAGRLLGRSALRHPPMSWLVSEAAVERASGWFQRKGPQVIVASRFLPGTRLPTYVAAGVLRTPWLRFTGWFLLAAALWTPLLVGAAALGGKGLLSALARVERPSLGVLLAVPLLLWLLVELASSLASWRGRRLLLGRFRRATRWEFWPSWKVYPPIVLYILALGLRHRRMTLFTAVNPAMPAGGFVRESKAAILGALAAGDRHGRVARFVALPCTAPASERLASLRAFLVAHRLDYPVVLKPDVGERGSGVSIVRDEAAAIARLDESTVDLIAQEYVPGVEAGVFYARHPEEAHGRILSITTKEFPAVAGDGERTLEELILADDRAVCMAPTFLARFAERLDEIPPRDTVVPLVEIGNHCRGTVFRDGRALATAPLAEAIDELSRGYDGFHFGRYDLRAPSFAALAAGEGIQVLELNGVTSEMAHIYEPGTSLWTAWRALAAQWRLAFSIAAANVRRGARPTPAGELLSLVARHLRGPG from the coding sequence ATGAGCGACGCCGACCGTCGATTCGTGCGGCGCCATCCCTGGCTGTCGCTCTATCTCGCCCTGCTCGTCGCCTCGACGGCCGTGCGCCTGCTTCGCCCGGCGCCGGAGCTGCCGCCGGGGGTGGAGGCGATCGAGCTCCCGGCGCTGGCGCACGACGGAACGACCGTCTCGACCCCACCGCTGCGCCTCGCCTGGCGCGAGCTCGGCGACGCCGCCTCGACGAAGACACCGCTGCTCCTCTTGCACGGCAGTCCCGGAAGCAGTGGGGACCTGCGAGCGCTCGCCGCCGAGCTGCCGGGCGACCGGCGCCTGCTGATCCCCGACCTGCCCGGCTTCGGCGCCTCGTCGCGACGCCTTCCCGACCACTCGATCCTGACCCACGCCCGCACCCTCCTCGCCTGGCTCGATCGACTGGGAATCTCCCGCGTCGATGTCGTGGCGATCAGCCAGGGCGGCGGCGTGGCAATCCACCTCACCGGCCTCGCACCCGAGCGCGTCCGCTCGCTCACGCTGCTCTCCGCGATCGGCGTGCAGGAGCTCGAGCTGCTCGGCGACTACTCGCTCAACCACGCCCTGCACCGCGTGCAACAGGGGCTCGTCTGGGGACTGCAGAACCTCGTCCCCCACTTCGGGGCGATCGACCGCTCGCCGCTCGACGTCGGCTTCGCGCGCAACTTCAGCGACAGCGACCAGCGACCGCTGCGCGGTCTGCTCGAGCGGTGGAACGGGCCGACGCTGATCGTCCACGGTCGCGACGACTCGCTGGTGCCGTTCGCCGCCGCCGAGGAGCACCACCGCATCGTGCCGCAGAGCGAGCTCGCGACCCTCACCGGCGACCACTTCCTCTTCTTCACCCGACCGGCCGAGGTCGCCGCAGCGATCGGCCGATTCCTCGTGGAGGTCGACCACGGAACCGCGGTCGACCGAGCGCACGCCGACCCGGCGCGGGTCGAGCTCGCCGAGGTCGACGCGGGCCGGCTGCCACCGCCACGCGCCCACGGGGCGACGGCCTTCTTCCTCGCTTTCCTGCTCGCCGTGGCGACGTTCGGCAGCGAAGACCTCGCCTGCGTCGGCGCCGGGTTGCTGGTGGCACGCGGCACGCTCTCCTTCCCGGTCGCGACGCTCGCCGCGCTCGTCGGCATCTTCGTCGGCGACCTGCTGCTCTTCGCCGCCGGTCGCCTGCTCGGCCGCTCGGCACTACGTCATCCGCCGATGTCCTGGCTGGTCTCGGAAGCCGCGGTGGAACGCGCTTCGGGCTGGTTCCAGCGCAAGGGGCCGCAGGTCATCGTCGCCTCGCGCTTCCTGCCCGGGACGCGCCTGCCCACCTACGTCGCTGCCGGCGTGCTGCGCACCCCCTGGCTGCGCTTCACCGGCTGGTTCCTGCTGGCCGCGGCGCTCTGGACGCCGCTGCTGGTCGGCGCCGCCGCGCTCGGCGGCAAGGGGCTGCTCTCCGCCCTCGCCCGCGTCGAACGACCGAGCCTCGGCGTGCTGCTCGCCGTGCCGCTGCTCCTCTGGCTGCTCGTCGAGCTGGCGAGCTCGCTCGCCTCCTGGCGCGGCCGGCGCCTGCTTCTCGGCAGGTTCCGTCGGGCGACGCGCTGGGAGTTCTGGCCGTCGTGGAAGGTCTACCCGCCGATCGTCCTCTACATCCTCGCGCTCGGCCTGCGCCATCGCCGGATGACGCTCTTCACCGCAGTCAACCCGGCGATGCCCGCCGGCGGCTTCGTGCGGGAGTCGAAGGCGGCGATCCTCGGCGCGCTCGCTGCCGGCGACCGGCACGGCCGGGTGGCCCGGTTCGTCGCCCTGCCGTGCACCGCACCGGCGAGCGAGCGACTCGCCAGCCTGCGCGCCTTCCTCGTCGCCCATCGCCTCGACTATCCGGTGGTCCTCAAGCCCGACGTCGGCGAACGCGGCAGCGGCGTGTCGATCGTCCGCGACGAAGCGGCGGCGATCGCCCGGCTCGACGAGTCGACGGTCGACCTGATCGCCCAGGAGTACGTCCCGGGCGTCGAGGCCGGCGTCTTCTACGCGCGCCATCCCGAGGAGGCGCACGGACGCATCCTGTCGATCACCACCAAGGAGTTCCCGGCCGTCGCCGGCGATGGCGAGCGCACCCTCGAGGAGCTCATCCTCGCCGACGACCGGGCGGTGTGCATGGCACCGACCTTCCTGGCGCGCTTCGCCGAGCGCCTCGACGAGATCCCGCCGCGCGACACGGTCGTGCCGCTGGTCGAGATCGGCAACCACTGCCGCGGCACGGTCTTCCGTGACGGCCGCGCGCTCGCCACCGCGCCGCTCGCCGAAGCGATCGACGAGCTCTCGCGCGGCTACGACGGCTTCCACTTCGGCCGCTACGACCTGCGCGCCCCGTCGTTCGCCGCGCTTGCCGCCGGCGAGGGGATCCAGGTGCTCGAGCTCAACGGCGTGACCTCGGAGATGGCGCACATCTACGAGCCGGGGACCAGCCTCTGGACCGCCTGGCGAGCTCTCGCCGCGCAGTGGCGGCTGGCCTTCTCGATCGCCGCAGCCAACGTCCGGCGAGGCGCGCGCCCGACGCCGGCAGGCGAGCTGCTTTCGCTCGTCGCCCGCCACCTGCGCGGCCCGGGCTGA
- a CDS encoding RNA-binding transcriptional accessory protein, with translation MQKSQALEPRFAGAVAREVGCTPRQVAAADALFADGATVPFVARYRKEATGGLDDAAVETIAKRRDYFLELAERRDAILASVGDQGKLTAELEAALRAAVTKQELEDLYLPYKPKRRTRAQIARERGLEPLADLLLAGAAGAQDPAALGAAFVADERGVADAESAVAGARDILAERLAENAEVRARLRDSLRTAGMLSARVLSGKEEEGRTYRDYFAHAEAARTIASHRLLAIDRGEREGILFTDLAIADEPFVAWLGTTWKVDLGTPCGREVAAATADSYQRLLRPSVTHEVRSELRERAEAEAIGVFRANLESLLLQSPFGQYAVVGLDPGLRTGCKLAVVDPTGRVVATDVLRLVDERPEAIAAAARRLVDLARAHAVRAVAVGNGTAGRETERAARAALSAAGLAEVIVAIVPETGASVYSASEVARQELPDLDVSLRGAASIARRLQDPLAELVKIEPRSLGVGQYQHDLEPRALARELDLAVEGVVNRVGVELNSASPALLGRVSGLSSRLAAAIVARRDAHGPFRSRRELLEVPGLGPKTFEQAAGFLRLRDGSHPLDRTAVHPERYSAIEQLARSAGLDLVELVGNPARVAALPIDSLLDERSGMGRFTLADIRAELERPGRDPRPDFVAPAWRDDVATLDDLVVGMVLEGRVSNVTNFGAFVDIGVKRDGLVHLSELSTRWIADPREAVRVGEVVKVMVKEVDRERGRVQLSIKALAAPATRGESREGERRSATPKPAPTTARPQPTVADLARKFSRR, from the coding sequence ATGCAGAAGTCGCAAGCGCTCGAGCCGCGCTTCGCCGGAGCCGTGGCGCGCGAAGTCGGATGCACTCCCCGCCAGGTCGCCGCCGCCGACGCGCTCTTCGCCGACGGCGCGACCGTGCCGTTCGTTGCCCGCTACCGCAAGGAGGCCACCGGCGGCCTCGACGACGCCGCGGTCGAGACGATCGCCAAGCGACGCGACTACTTCCTCGAGCTCGCCGAGCGACGCGACGCGATCCTCGCCTCGGTCGGCGACCAGGGCAAGCTCACCGCCGAGCTCGAGGCCGCGCTGCGCGCCGCCGTCACCAAGCAGGAGCTCGAGGACCTCTACCTGCCGTACAAGCCGAAGCGGCGCACCCGCGCGCAGATCGCGCGGGAACGCGGTCTCGAGCCGCTCGCCGACCTCCTGCTGGCCGGTGCGGCCGGAGCGCAGGACCCCGCGGCGCTCGGCGCGGCGTTCGTCGCGGACGAGCGTGGCGTCGCCGACGCGGAGAGCGCGGTCGCCGGTGCGCGCGACATCCTCGCCGAGCGACTGGCCGAGAACGCCGAAGTCCGGGCCCGCCTGCGCGATTCGCTCCGCACCGCCGGGATGCTCTCGGCGCGCGTGCTCTCCGGCAAGGAGGAGGAGGGGCGGACCTACCGCGACTACTTCGCGCACGCCGAAGCGGCGCGCACCATCGCTTCGCACCGCCTGCTGGCGATCGACCGCGGCGAGCGCGAAGGGATCCTCTTCACCGACCTGGCGATCGCCGACGAGCCGTTCGTGGCTTGGCTCGGCACGACGTGGAAGGTGGACCTCGGCACGCCCTGCGGCCGCGAAGTCGCCGCGGCGACCGCCGATTCCTACCAGCGGCTGCTCCGCCCGTCGGTGACGCACGAGGTCCGCTCGGAGCTGCGCGAGCGCGCCGAGGCCGAAGCGATCGGCGTCTTCCGCGCCAACCTCGAGTCGCTGCTGCTGCAGTCGCCGTTCGGCCAGTACGCGGTCGTCGGTCTCGACCCGGGCTTGCGCACCGGATGCAAGCTCGCCGTCGTCGACCCGACCGGCCGCGTCGTCGCCACCGACGTGCTGCGCCTCGTCGACGAGCGGCCGGAAGCGATCGCCGCCGCGGCGCGACGGCTCGTCGACCTCGCTCGCGCGCACGCGGTGCGGGCCGTCGCCGTCGGCAACGGCACCGCCGGGCGCGAGACCGAACGGGCCGCGCGCGCCGCGCTCTCCGCGGCCGGGCTCGCCGAGGTGATCGTGGCGATCGTCCCCGAGACCGGAGCCTCGGTCTACTCCGCCTCCGAAGTCGCGCGCCAGGAGCTTCCCGACCTCGACGTGTCGCTGCGCGGCGCGGCGTCGATCGCCCGCCGATTGCAGGACCCGCTCGCCGAGCTGGTCAAGATCGAGCCGCGCTCGCTCGGAGTCGGCCAGTATCAGCACGACCTCGAGCCGCGCGCCCTCGCCCGCGAGCTCGACCTCGCGGTGGAGGGCGTGGTCAATCGCGTCGGCGTCGAGCTCAACAGCGCCTCGCCGGCGCTGCTCGGACGCGTCTCCGGTCTCTCCAGCCGGCTCGCCGCCGCGATCGTCGCGCGCCGCGACGCCCACGGCCCCTTCCGCTCCCGGCGTGAGCTGCTCGAGGTCCCCGGCCTCGGCCCGAAGACCTTCGAGCAGGCGGCCGGATTCCTCCGCCTGCGCGACGGCAGCCATCCGCTCGACCGCACGGCGGTCCATCCGGAGCGCTACTCGGCGATCGAACAGCTCGCGCGCTCGGCCGGGCTCGATCTCGTCGAGCTGGTCGGCAACCCGGCACGGGTGGCCGCCCTGCCGATCGACTCGTTGCTCGACGAGCGCTCCGGCATGGGGCGCTTCACCCTCGCCGACATCCGCGCCGAGCTCGAGCGCCCGGGCCGCGACCCGCGACCCGACTTCGTCGCCCCGGCCTGGCGCGACGACGTGGCGACGCTCGACGACCTCGTCGTCGGCATGGTGCTCGAAGGGCGCGTCTCGAACGTCACGAACTTCGGCGCCTTCGTCGACATCGGCGTGAAGCGCGACGGACTGGTGCACCTCTCGGAGCTCTCGACGCGCTGGATCGCCGACCCGCGCGAGGCGGTACGCGTCGGTGAAGTCGTCAAGGTGATGGTCAAGGAGGTCGATCGCGAGCGCGGGCGCGTGCAGCTCTCGATCAAGGCGCTCGCCGCGCCAGCGACACGCGGTGAGTCGCGCGAGGGCGAGCGTCGCAGCGCGACGCCCAAACCCGCCCCGACGACAGCGCGACCGCAGCCGACCGTCGCCGATCTCGCGCGGAAATTCAGCCGTCGTTGA
- a CDS encoding tetratricopeptide repeat protein, with protein sequence MAASPIASPASGPSTAFRLGHGGRLVVSLLLAAAVAVLFAPAGGYGFVDWDDPVYVSANPHVLGGLSRESVVWAWTTRHAANWHPLTWMSHMLDVDLFGPGPSAPHRVNVALHVLNTLLVLALFWRLSPHRPLAGLTAATLFGLHPLRVESVAWVAERKDVLCGLFALLALLAYLGWRRRGGRWRHLAVTLAVAAALAAKPMAVTLPLIFLLLDLWPLREEGTAFDWRRRLLEKLPWAVLAAGAALATIAAQHGGGAVAGRSELALGARLANAALAIPRYVALTLRPHGLAALYPHPWLPGGEPPSSDAIAIRALAVIAVSGLAWRMLTVRRARAFDDAARPVAFGWLLFVVALLPTLGLVQVGEQALADRYTYLPHVGLLWALVSLVAALLDRLRVASPALARGAGSLLALASIALAAGRTHAQLPAWSSTETLFRRSLAAEPRNPVLQYHLGRQRMIAGDLDEAESLLHAALASRPRFAEPHRLLGLIEEGRGRRVEAARELDLAVGMVPDYLAARLDLVRVLIDLEAWSRAEDELRRALDAAPDSPLARFELGRLRERQGRFAEAEAAWREAAKLAPDWDEPRRALAALPAASSVP encoded by the coding sequence ATGGCGGCGAGCCCGATCGCGTCGCCCGCCTCCGGTCCGTCGACCGCCTTCCGGCTCGGGCACGGCGGCCGGCTCGTCGTCTCCCTCCTGCTCGCCGCGGCGGTCGCCGTGCTCTTCGCCCCGGCGGGTGGCTACGGCTTCGTCGACTGGGACGACCCGGTCTACGTCAGCGCCAATCCGCACGTGCTCGGCGGATTGAGCCGCGAGAGCGTCGTCTGGGCCTGGACGACTCGACATGCCGCGAACTGGCATCCGCTGACCTGGATGTCGCACATGCTCGACGTCGACCTCTTCGGCCCCGGGCCGAGCGCCCCGCATCGCGTCAACGTGGCCCTGCACGTGCTCAACACGTTGCTGGTGCTCGCCCTCTTCTGGCGCCTGTCGCCGCATCGTCCGCTCGCCGGGCTGACCGCGGCGACGCTCTTCGGGCTCCATCCGCTGCGCGTCGAGTCGGTCGCCTGGGTGGCCGAGCGCAAGGACGTGCTGTGTGGCCTCTTTGCCCTGCTGGCGCTGCTCGCCTACCTGGGGTGGCGGCGCCGCGGGGGTCGCTGGCGCCATCTCGCGGTGACCCTGGCCGTGGCGGCGGCGCTCGCCGCCAAGCCGATGGCTGTCACCTTGCCGCTGATCTTCCTCCTGCTCGATCTCTGGCCGCTGCGTGAAGAGGGGACCGCCTTCGATTGGCGGCGACGCCTTCTCGAGAAGCTTCCGTGGGCGGTGCTCGCCGCTGGCGCCGCGTTGGCGACGATCGCCGCGCAGCACGGCGGCGGAGCGGTGGCGGGGCGTAGCGAGCTCGCGCTCGGCGCACGGCTCGCCAACGCGGCGCTCGCCATTCCGCGCTACGTTGCCCTGACCCTGCGACCCCACGGCCTCGCCGCGCTCTATCCGCACCCTTGGCTGCCGGGCGGCGAGCCGCCGTCGTCCGACGCGATCGCGATTCGTGCGCTGGCGGTGATCGCAGTCAGCGGCCTTGCCTGGAGGATGCTCACGGTGCGTCGCGCGCGCGCCTTCGACGACGCGGCCCGCCCGGTGGCCTTCGGCTGGCTGCTCTTCGTCGTCGCGCTGCTGCCGACGCTCGGGCTCGTGCAGGTCGGCGAGCAGGCGCTTGCCGACCGCTACACCTACCTGCCTCACGTCGGGCTTCTCTGGGCGCTCGTCTCGCTCGTCGCGGCGCTGCTCGATCGCCTGCGCGTGGCGTCCCCGGCGCTGGCGCGCGGTGCGGGGTCGCTGCTCGCGCTCGCCTCGATCGCCCTGGCGGCGGGACGAACGCACGCCCAGCTTCCCGCCTGGAGCTCGACTGAGACGCTCTTTCGCCGCTCCCTTGCGGCCGAGCCGCGCAATCCCGTGTTGCAATACCACCTCGGTCGCCAGCGGATGATCGCCGGCGACCTCGACGAGGCCGAGTCGCTGTTGCACGCCGCGCTGGCTTCACGGCCGCGCTTCGCCGAGCCGCACCGTCTTCTCGGCCTGATCGAGGAGGGGCGGGGTCGCCGTGTCGAGGCGGCGCGCGAGCTCGACCTTGCTGTCGGCATGGTGCCGGACTATCTCGCGGCGCGCCTCGATCTCGTTCGTGTGCTCATCGATCTGGAAGCCTGGTCGCGCGCCGAAGACGAGCTGCGGCGGGCCCTGGATGCCGCGCCCGATTCACCGCTGGCGCGATTCGAGCTCGGCCGATTGCGGGAGCGTCAGGGACGGTTCGCCGAGGCTGAAGCCGCCTGGCGCGAGGCGGCGAAGCTGGCGCCCGACTGGGACGAGCCGCGGCGGGCGCTCGCCGCGCTCCCGGCAGCGTCGAGCGTGCCGTGA
- a CDS encoding 1-acyl-sn-glycerol-3-phosphate acyltransferase produces MRWRIVACAFWSAVGYSLAMLANLLFAKAPERRAHWRGVAFQLWSRRLLAVFGVRLRVAGSAPSPPFVLVSNHLTYLDICTLGACLPCVFVAKGEIDGWPIFGSLCRSVGTVFVDRTVKRDIPRALGELEQAVAERRGIVIFAEGTTGSGASILPFRSSFLDLPAKRELPVHWAAISYATPGDDPPAALSVCWWGDMPFGAHVRELLKLDGIEATVTFGREPMVDRDRKALTARLHAEIAAAFTPIPQPSGEG; encoded by the coding sequence GTGCGCTGGCGGATCGTCGCCTGCGCTTTCTGGTCGGCGGTCGGCTACTCGCTCGCCATGCTGGCCAATCTTCTCTTCGCGAAGGCGCCGGAGCGGCGGGCCCACTGGCGCGGCGTGGCCTTCCAGCTCTGGTCGCGGCGGTTGCTGGCGGTCTTCGGCGTGCGACTGCGCGTGGCGGGGAGCGCCCCGTCCCCGCCCTTCGTCCTCGTCTCGAACCACCTCACCTATCTCGACATCTGCACCCTGGGCGCCTGCCTGCCCTGCGTCTTCGTCGCCAAGGGAGAGATCGACGGCTGGCCGATCTTCGGCTCGCTCTGTCGCTCGGTGGGCACCGTCTTCGTCGACCGGACCGTCAAACGCGACATCCCGCGCGCCCTCGGCGAGCTCGAACAGGCGGTGGCGGAGCGACGCGGCATCGTGATCTTCGCCGAAGGGACGACCGGCTCGGGCGCGAGCATCCTGCCGTTCCGCTCGTCGTTTCTCGACCTGCCGGCGAAGCGCGAGCTGCCGGTGCACTGGGCGGCGATCTCCTACGCCACGCCGGGGGACGATCCGCCCGCCGCGCTCTCGGTCTGCTGGTGGGGTGACATGCCCTTCGGCGCGCACGTGCGCGAGCTGCTCAAGCTCGACGGCATCGAGGCGACCGTGACCTTCGGCCGCGAGCCGATGGTCGATCGCGATCGCAAGGCGCTCACCGCCCGATTGCATGCGGAGATCGCTGCGGCGTTCACGCCGATCCCGCAGCCCTCCGGCGAGGGATGA
- a CDS encoding GNAT family N-acetyltransferase has protein sequence MAEPTVESLSIATYPGSRTALPDGSFSEGSYRVRYARNAAELDELLQLRFAVFNVEMGEGLQESWESGRDEDEFDPQCHHLIVEHLPSGRIIGTYRIQTAQMAAAARGFYTGTEFDLSALPPEVLRHSVEAGRACILREHRLKPVLYLLWKGLALYMTHNDRRFLFGPCSLTSQDPWDGKRAFDRFVRDGLIHPSVRLEAMPGYACEWPGEDPEPAKAEALRIPPLFDMYLRYAGRVCGPPVIDRRFKTIDFFVLFDVQALTPRAHRMFFG, from the coding sequence ATGGCGGAGCCGACGGTCGAGAGCCTCTCCATCGCCACCTATCCCGGCAGTCGCACCGCGCTGCCCGACGGCAGCTTCAGCGAAGGCAGCTACCGAGTTCGCTATGCCCGCAATGCCGCCGAGCTCGACGAGCTGCTGCAGCTGCGCTTCGCAGTCTTCAACGTCGAGATGGGCGAGGGGCTGCAGGAGTCGTGGGAGAGCGGGAGAGACGAGGACGAGTTCGATCCGCAGTGCCACCACCTGATCGTCGAGCACCTGCCGAGCGGGCGGATCATCGGCACCTACCGGATCCAGACGGCGCAGATGGCGGCGGCGGCGCGAGGTTTCTACACCGGCACCGAGTTCGATCTCTCGGCGCTCCCGCCGGAGGTGTTGCGGCACTCGGTCGAAGCGGGCCGGGCCTGCATTCTCCGCGAGCATCGTCTGAAGCCCGTCCTCTACCTGCTGTGGAAGGGCCTGGCCCTGTACATGACGCACAACGATCGACGCTTCCTTTTCGGTCCCTGCTCGCTGACCAGCCAGGACCCGTGGGACGGCAAGCGCGCCTTCGACCGCTTCGTGCGCGACGGGCTGATCCATCCCTCGGTCCGTCTCGAGGCGATGCCCGGGTATGCCTGCGAATGGCCCGGCGAGGACCCGGAGCCGGCGAAGGCCGAGGCGCTCCGCATCCCGCCGCTCTTCGACATGTACCTGCGCTATGCTGGCCGGGTTTGCGGCCCGCCGGTGATCGACCGACGCTTCAAGACGATCGACTTCTTCGTGCTGTTCGACGTCCAGGCGCTCACCCCTCGAGCGCACCGGATGTTCTTCGGCTGA
- a CDS encoding thioredoxin domain-containing protein: MTTPTGRTNRLARESSPYLQLHAHNPVDWYPWGEEALARARSEDKPIFLSVGYSTCYWCHVMERESFSDPAIAERMNRDFVCIKVDREERPDLDDIYMAATQVLAEQGGWPNSVFLTPGLEPFFAGTYFPPADAHGRPGFPTVLHSLAHAWRERRREVEEQAGEVMRAIRSYLEGVASRGGELAADDPALSALAGLRRRFDATWGGFGGAPKFPTPANLLLLLELAPERPEADLMLGATLDAMGRGGICDQLGGGFHRYSVDREWRVPHFEKMLYDNALLLEIYARDFRRTGLAERARVARECAGFLLRELAAPEGGFWSALDAETDGREGAFYAWRRADLEAALGLEDATFAAPLLGFEGEPFFEHDAYVLHLPKPVDVLARERRMESRELLAELAGPRARLLAARAARPRPATDDKVLTDWNGLTIAGLAVAGRVLDEPAWIDRAAHAAEFILAAMRPAGGPLLHVWRAGEARLPAYLGDYAGMLRGLLALAEVTGAPQWSRAARDLAGEMVARLRAPDGGFFNAAAGDDLLVRPRDVFDGAIPAANALAALALLELAERTGEERWRVEAESTVRAFGALLERQAESVRTLALAAHRLAARGRGRDALAALLAEARRAATPHLELAPAGADGYRSFRLTIALGAGWHLAVPGEAGPEAATAGLGPRLDASQAELRQVRWPAAAEVGGPEPPAPDPALPGTVEIAGEVRPQSAEARLVLRLQLCDDHRCLPPVDFDLPLG, translated from the coding sequence ATGACGACTCCGACCGGCCGGACGAACCGGCTCGCGCGGGAGAGCAGCCCCTACCTGCAACTCCACGCCCACAACCCTGTCGACTGGTACCCCTGGGGCGAAGAGGCCCTCGCCCGCGCCCGCTCCGAGGACAAGCCGATCTTCCTCTCGGTGGGCTACTCGACCTGCTATTGGTGCCACGTGATGGAGCGCGAGTCGTTCTCCGACCCGGCGATCGCCGAGCGGATGAACCGGGACTTCGTCTGCATCAAGGTCGATCGCGAAGAGCGGCCGGACCTCGACGACATCTACATGGCCGCGACGCAGGTGCTCGCCGAGCAGGGCGGCTGGCCCAACTCGGTCTTTCTCACCCCTGGCCTCGAGCCGTTCTTCGCCGGGACCTACTTCCCTCCGGCCGACGCGCACGGCCGGCCAGGGTTCCCGACCGTCCTGCACTCGCTCGCCCACGCCTGGCGTGAGCGGCGCCGCGAGGTCGAGGAGCAGGCGGGCGAGGTGATGCGTGCCATCCGCTCCTACCTCGAAGGGGTCGCGTCGCGCGGCGGCGAGCTCGCCGCGGACGATCCCGCGCTCTCGGCGCTCGCCGGCCTGCGCCGCCGCTTCGACGCCACCTGGGGCGGGTTCGGCGGCGCGCCGAAGTTCCCCACGCCGGCCAACCTCCTGCTGCTCCTCGAGCTCGCGCCGGAGCGTCCCGAGGCCGACCTGATGCTCGGCGCGACGCTCGACGCGATGGGCCGCGGCGGCATCTGCGACCAGCTCGGCGGAGGGTTTCACCGCTACTCCGTCGACCGCGAGTGGCGCGTCCCGCACTTCGAGAAGATGCTCTACGACAACGCGCTGCTGCTCGAGATCTATGCGCGCGACTTCCGGCGCACCGGACTCGCCGAAAGAGCGCGGGTGGCACGCGAGTGCGCGGGCTTCCTGCTGCGCGAGCTGGCGGCGCCGGAGGGCGGATTCTGGAGCGCTCTCGACGCCGAGACGGACGGCCGGGAGGGGGCCTTCTACGCCTGGCGGCGGGCCGATCTCGAGGCGGCGCTCGGTCTGGAGGACGCCACGTTCGCCGCGCCGTTGCTCGGGTTCGAAGGTGAGCCGTTCTTCGAGCACGACGCCTACGTGCTGCATCTTCCCAAGCCGGTCGACGTGCTGGCGCGCGAACGCCGGATGGAGTCGCGGGAGTTGCTCGCCGAGCTCGCCGGGCCGCGGGCCCGTCTGCTCGCCGCCCGCGCGGCGCGGCCGCGTCCGGCGACCGACGACAAGGTGCTCACCGATTGGAACGGATTGACGATCGCCGGTCTCGCCGTGGCGGGGCGGGTGCTCGACGAGCCGGCGTGGATCGACCGGGCGGCGCACGCCGCCGAATTCATCCTCGCCGCGATGCGTCCGGCGGGCGGACCGCTGCTGCACGTCTGGCGAGCGGGCGAGGCGCGCCTTCCTGCCTACCTCGGTGACTACGCAGGGATGCTGCGTGGCCTGCTCGCGCTTGCCGAGGTGACGGGCGCTCCGCAGTGGAGCCGCGCGGCACGCGACCTGGCCGGGGAGATGGTCGCGAGGCTGCGGGCCCCCGACGGCGGGTTCTTCAACGCCGCGGCCGGCGACGACCTGCTGGTGCGTCCCCGTGACGTCTTCGACGGGGCGATCCCGGCGGCCAATGCCCTCGCCGCGCTCGCCCTCCTCGAGCTCGCGGAGCGCACCGGCGAGGAGCGTTGGCGAGTCGAAGCGGAGAGCACGGTCCGGGCGTTCGGCGCGCTCCTCGAGCGGCAGGCCGAGTCGGTGCGGACCCTGGCGCTGGCGGCGCATCGACTGGCAGCCAGAGGTCGCGGCCGGGATGCGCTGGCCGCGCTCCTCGCCGAAGCGCGACGGGCGGCGACCCCGCACCTGGAGCTCGCGCCCGCGGGAGCGGACGGCTACCGTTCGTTTCGCCTGACGATCGCACTCGGCGCGGGCTGGCACCTGGCGGTGCCGGGAGAAGCGGGACCGGAGGCGGCGACGGCCGGGCTCGGGCCCCGCCTCGACGCGTCGCAGGCCGAACTGCGGCAGGTGCGCTGGCCGGCGGCGGCCGAGGTCGGCGGTCCGGAGCCGCCGGCACCAGACCCCGCGCTCCCCGGGACGGTCGAGATCGCCGGCGAGGTCCGTCCGCAGTCGGCTGAGGCGCGGCTCGTGCTGCGTCTCCAACTGTGCGACGACCATCGCTGCCTTCCGCCGGTCGACTTCGACCTGCCGTTGGGCTGA
- a CDS encoding MOSC domain-containing protein: MAKIVNLWIKRAHRGPMDPATRATLVAGQGIAGNADFGGRRQVTLVSAERWTEAESELGAQVAPSARRANVLVEQLDFKGTRGRRLRLGRCLLLIQGETRPCYRMDEAYPGLQRALEPDWRAGAWAEIVEGGEIAVGDVVGWEDGD; this comes from the coding sequence ATGGCGAAGATCGTCAACCTCTGGATCAAGCGCGCTCATCGCGGGCCGATGGATCCGGCGACGCGGGCGACGCTCGTCGCCGGCCAGGGGATCGCCGGCAACGCCGACTTCGGAGGTCGCCGCCAGGTCACCCTGGTCTCGGCCGAGCGCTGGACCGAAGCCGAAAGCGAGCTCGGTGCCCAGGTCGCTCCGTCGGCACGGCGCGCCAACGTGCTCGTCGAGCAGCTCGACTTCAAAGGGACGCGGGGACGCCGCTTGCGCCTCGGCCGCTGCCTGCTGCTGATCCAGGGCGAGACACGCCCGTGCTACCGCATGGACGAGGCCTACCCCGGCTTGCAGCGCGCCCTCGAGCCCGACTGGCGAGCCGGAGCCTGGGCGGAGATCGTCGAGGGCGGGGAGATCGCCGTCGGCGATGTCGTGGGCTGGGAAGACGGCGACTGA